The genomic region CATGGCCGCCTCCAAGAGCCCATCACGGCTGCTTTCGCGCAGGCTCCTCCCCTCGCGCTCCCCTTCCAAGAAGCAACTAGAAGAAGCAGCAGCTCCCATACCCCACGCCCAAGTACCCGTCCGTGCCCCCCCGCCCAGAGACCAACAACAACTCacccgctgccgccgccgctgccgcctggCCCTTCCCCTTCCTCCGGCAGCACTGGCAGTGAGCGCCTGATTGTTTCCGAGACGAAGCTCATCACGGTGCACTCCTGCGCTGGGCGCCTAGGGGACGCTCGCAAGGTGTTCGAAGGAATGGCGTGCAGGGACCTGCTCGCCTGGTCGGCCATGATCGGTGCCTACGCCATCAGGGGCCTGTACGAGGAGGTCGTCGCGCTCGCGGTGGCCATGGTCAGGGAAGGGGTCATCCCGGACAGGTTCCTGATCACCCGGATTCTACAGGCCTGTGCGTACACAGAGGACCTGGAGCTCGGGACGGCGATGCATTCCCTGGCGATCCGGAGAGGTTTCATGGCGGAGGGAGCGAGGGACGTGCCCGTGGGGAACTCGGTGCTGGCCATGTACGTCAAGTGCGGAGAGTTGGGCCGTGCGCGCGCCGCGTTCGACATGATGGGGCAGCGGGACCTGTGCACGTGGAACTCGATGATCTTCGGGTGCTGCCGCTCCAACGAATGGGAAGAGGCACGGAGGCTGCTCGACGATATGAGGCGCCAAGGTACAGAGCCTGGGCTTGTCACATGGAACACGCTGGTTTCGAGCTACGCGAGGTCTGGGGAACTTGATGTGGCCATGGAGATGCTGGAGCAGATGGAGGAGTCCGGTGTTGCTCcggacgtcgtcacctggactagCCTTGTGTCTGGTTTTGTCCACGGTGATAGGGGTGGCGAAGCACTTTGGTGTTTCGCGCGCATGCGCCTTGCTGGAGTCGAACCAAACGGCATGACAATTGCGAGTGCCATCTCAGCTTGTGCTAGTTTGCGGTTGCTGAGTCAGGGCATGGAGCTCCATTGCCACGCAATTAAGGTTGGGAGTGTGAACAATGTGCTCTCGGGGAACTCCTTGGTTGACATGTATGCAAAATGTGGAGAAATCATTGCAGCTAAGAGAGTATTTGATGAAATACCCGAGAAGGATATCTTCTCCTGGAACTCGATGGTTGCAGGGTATGCACAGGCGGGCTATTGCGGCAAAGCATATGAGCTTTTCTGTGAGATGGAGAGCCTTGGTGTTCGGCGCAATGTGATCACGTGGAATATAATGATCTCGGGATACATAAGAAATGGGGATGATGAGAGAGCTTTTGAACTATTTCAGATGATGGAAAGCTGTGGAGTAAAAAGGGACACAGCTTCATGGAATGCACTCATTGCTGGTTCGGTGCATAATGGTCATTCTGATAGAGCCCTGAGAATATTCTGGCAGATGCAATCACTCTTGGTGAGACCAGACTTCATTACAATATTAAGTATCATTCCAGCTTTTGCGAACCTAGCTGGATTTTGGAAAGTACGGGAGATCCACGCctgcatttatcacaacaatttaGAAATGGATGGCAAAATAGCAAATGCACTCATCAATGCCTATTCAAAATCTGGTGACCTTGCTGGTGCTTGTGCTGTTTTTGATAGGCACTCATCAAGGAACATTATTTCTTGGAATTGTATAATTCTTGCACACTTGCTGCATGGTTCTCCAAGTGAAGCACTGGATCGCTTTTGTGAGATGAAACAAGAAGGCGTGCGGCCAGATCATACAACTTTGACTGCCGTAATCAAGGCCTATGGCCTCCAGGGAAAGGTATCTGAGGCGAAACGAATATTTCACAATATGACCCACGATTACAACATTATTCCAGATTTAGATCATTACACAGCTATAGTTGATCTCCTTGGCCGCTCAGGGAGTCTACAAGAAGCGTACGAGTTTATTGGTAATATGCCACTCATACCCAATTTAGCAGTCTGGGAGGCATTGCTTACTGCTGCAACTATTCATGGAAATGCAAGGCTCGCAAACCTGACAGCAAGAGAGTTGTCATCGCTTGATCCGAGTGACCCTAGAATCCAAAGACTGGTTTTTAATTACTGGGGTCTAACTGGAAAGTCTGTTGATGTGCCACTCATGACGGTATACAACGGAGGAAGAGAGTTGGAAGATGTTGATAGTTGTTCGGTTGAAATCAAGAACAATGTCTATTTGTTCTCAACCGGTGATAATTTAGCATTAGAGAGTACAGTTGCTGAATTGAAGCTGATTATGATTCAGATCCGAATGTCATTGCTGAACATCTCTAATGAGACTAACGCTGAAGAAGAGAAAGAAGAATTATCAGGAATACATTGTGAGAAGCTAGCAATTGCTTTTGCAATTTCAAATTCCCCTCCTTTCAGAAGCATACGGATAATAAAGACCTTAAGGATGTGTAGCCATTGTCACATCTTTGCCAAGCTAGTTTCAGAAAAATACGAGCGGCAGATACTAATCAAGGATTCAAATTGTTTGCACAAGTTTGAGGATGGAAAGTGCTCTTGTGAAGGTTATTGGTGAATACAACTAATATAAGTGCACCAATGGTTTCTGTTCATTTATGCGTCGTCCATACTGGCTTTTTCATGTATGTGAGTGTAGTGTTATCAGTTCATAGTTGTATTGGTACGAAAAATTACTGTAGCCAGTTTTGCTCATAAAAAAACCTAATGTTGTCTTATTGCTATATTTTAGTTGGAAGTAGTAGATATCTTTATCTTCTTTGGCTGAGGCTTACTATACTTTAGTTAAGTTCTCGCAAGCTTGAATTTACTGGTGTTCAAATGCTATCTGCTACGGACAGAGGAAGAGCTCCCCCTACGGTTTCTAGCAACTCTAATAAGGGAATGACAACGTTCAGCGGTTTATGGAATCTAGATCAACCATTAGACAAGTATGTTGCAACAATATAAGGGAATGACAACGTTCAGCGGTTTATGGAATCTAGATCAACCATTAGACAGGTATGTTGCAATGATACTAATTTTCCTTTTTGCAGCTTGTGCCACTCTTGATGATTACCTTCTCAAGAGCTACTACAAAACCACGTCTCTGATCGCAGCAAGCACAAGGTCAGCTGTTGATGACATCCACATCCCGGACTTTACCCAATCAGCTGAGCAACTTGGCAAAACAGTCGGAAGTGACTTGGCAAAGGGAAACCTGACGGCTCCAGTCATCTTTGCTTTGCAAGATGAACCAGAGCTAAGAGAGATCATCGACTCCGAGTTTAGTGAGACTGATTCGTTTGCTGCTGCGATAGATCTTGTTCACAAGAGCTGTGGAATAAGAAGGGCACGCGAGCTTGCGAGAGAGAAGGGTGACTTGGCTATCCAAAACCTGCAGTGCCTTCCGAGAAGTGATTTCAGAAGTACCGTTGAGAGTATGGTAAAATATAATCTTGAAAGGATTGAGTAGATAGATTCAGTTGATTCCTCTACCAGTCCACTAGATACAGGCCTCCAGTATGGGATCCATGTAGCTCCAAAACCCATCTTTCAGCCTCTTCGTGGAAGGTACGGGTATCAAAGAAACTACTAGGAGAAATTATTCTATTTCATAGTTTCATACATATTCTGGGGAATTCCTGTGAAGCAGGCCAGAGTTATATTGCTAATTATATGAGATGATCTATGCAGGATTGAAATAGTAAATGTTTGTGGTTGAAGGCTTGCTAGATGACCAGGTTGCTACTGAAGTTTATGTTATACCTGAAAATCATATAGTCCTTAGAGTTAAGCCTGAGCCAGGAGCAAGCAAATAACTTGGAGGGTTACAGTTTTGTAAAATAAGTTTCCAGATGTGCTTGTCATTGCTTTTGCCATTGTAGAATAGTTCTATAAAAAATACTCGCTTGTTTTCACCAAATGTCTTTTTTTCTTCTACTACTTATAGCCTTCTTTTTGCACACTGATCAGTTTATTTATGCAGTTTAATTCACAGAATTC from Zea mays cultivar B73 chromosome 6, Zm-B73-REFERENCE-NAM-5.0, whole genome shotgun sequence harbors:
- the LOC103628968 gene encoding pentatricopeptide repeat-containing protein At1g19720: MELLPAPFPSFLPRPHQLPLSRPCHGRLQEPITAAFAQAPPLALPFQEATRRSSSSHTPRPSTRPCPPAQRPTTTHPLPPPLPPGPSPSSGSTGSERLIVSETKLITVHSCAGRLGDARKVFEGMACRDLLAWSAMIGAYAIRGLYEEVVALAVAMVREGVIPDRFLITRILQACAYTEDLELGTAMHSLAIRRGFMAEGARDVPVGNSVLAMYVKCGELGRARAAFDMMGQRDLCTWNSMIFGCCRSNEWEEARRLLDDMRRQGTEPGLVTWNTLVSSYARSGELDVAMEMLEQMEESGVAPDVVTWTSLVSGFVHGDRGGEALWCFARMRLAGVEPNGMTIASAISACASLRLLSQGMELHCHAIKVGSVNNVLSGNSLVDMYAKCGEIIAAKRVFDEIPEKDIFSWNSMVAGYAQAGYCGKAYELFCEMESLGVRRNVITWNIMISGYIRNGDDERAFELFQMMESCGVKRDTASWNALIAGSVHNGHSDRALRIFWQMQSLLVRPDFITILSIIPAFANLAGFWKVREIHACIYHNNLEMDGKIANALINAYSKSGDLAGACAVFDRHSSRNIISWNCIILAHLLHGSPSEALDRFCEMKQEGVRPDHTTLTAVIKAYGLQGKVSEAKRIFHNMTHDYNIIPDLDHYTAIVDLLGRSGSLQEAYEFIGNMPLIPNLAVWEALLTAATIHGNARLANLTARELSSLDPSDPRIQRLVFNYWGLTGKSVDVPLMTVYNGGRELEDVDSCSVEIKNNVYLFSTGDNLALESTVAELKLIMIQIRMSLLNISNETNAEEEKEELSGIHCEKLAIAFAISNSPPFRSIRIIKTLRMCSHCHIFAKLVSEKYERQILIKDSNCLHKFEDGKCSCEGYW